One Persephonella sp. genomic region harbors:
- a CDS encoding ABC transporter ATP-binding protein, protein MNKHLKFVFEVYKPYMKLKLLAIGGSLFESIALTGLAYIIKNVVDDVFIAKSYEKLIFVIVVLIILAILKQVGFIIKDYGMPLVIYKASRDLRFKVYEKILNASPSVFRKYTPGDLIGRAVSDIEKFGEIISRVATNIITEAFTIIGICGVLIYRDWKLFLIFVLVVPLLAWALEHFGEKRKKYSRKVQESIGEYIHHLSQILSGIEVVKLFKKKIFLHIFNKINERLYERQKKNKFYETIYLSTVEIIAYTATAGIIFYGGIRIINGDLTPGDFFSFLGGVFILVNSLQAFQRGAVNVKALNPVIDRLLEVLNLPQEEDKGIEFTGLKDKIQYQNVSLSIDGNQILKNINLTIKKGENLGIVGPTGSGKSTLVKILPALITEYEGKVLIDNHELREYSLSSLRDKIGMVSQEVIIFNDTLRNNLLVAKPDATEEELIEALKKAKADFVFKLENGLDTVLGEKGSRLSGGERQRIAIARIFLKDPDILIVDEGTSALDVETEEYIMEEINRHFLDRTVIIITHRLKLLDITNRVVVIEEGQIVEEGTKEELLKQKGIFYRFSTISS, encoded by the coding sequence ATGAACAAGCACCTGAAGTTTGTTTTTGAAGTTTACAAACCATATATGAAACTAAAACTCCTTGCCATAGGAGGTTCTCTATTTGAGTCAATTGCTCTAACCGGCCTTGCTTACATCATAAAAAATGTTGTTGATGATGTATTTATAGCAAAAAGCTACGAAAAACTGATTTTTGTAATTGTTGTTTTGATTATCCTTGCTATTTTGAAACAGGTAGGATTTATTATAAAAGATTACGGTATGCCCCTTGTTATATACAAAGCTTCCCGGGATTTAAGATTTAAGGTATATGAAAAAATTTTGAATGCTTCACCGTCGGTTTTCAGGAAATACACACCAGGGGATTTAATAGGAAGGGCTGTTTCTGATATAGAAAAATTTGGAGAAATCATATCCCGTGTTGCCACAAATATAATAACAGAGGCATTTACAATAATTGGTATATGCGGAGTTTTAATATATAGGGACTGGAAATTATTTCTAATCTTTGTTCTGGTTGTGCCACTTCTGGCATGGGCTTTAGAACATTTTGGAGAAAAGAGAAAGAAATACTCTAGAAAGGTTCAGGAAAGCATTGGAGAGTATATACACCATCTTAGCCAGATTTTATCAGGAATAGAGGTTGTAAAACTCTTTAAGAAAAAAATATTTCTCCATATTTTTAACAAAATCAATGAAAGACTGTATGAGAGACAAAAGAAAAACAAGTTTTATGAAACAATCTATCTTTCAACTGTTGAGATAATAGCTTACACAGCTACGGCCGGAATTATATTTTATGGTGGAATTAGGATTATAAACGGAGACTTAACCCCCGGGGATTTCTTCTCATTTTTAGGTGGTGTTTTTATCCTTGTAAACTCGTTGCAGGCATTCCAAAGGGGAGCTGTTAATGTAAAGGCATTAAATCCAGTTATAGACCGTCTATTAGAAGTTTTAAATCTGCCTCAGGAGGAAGATAAAGGAATAGAATTTACAGGTCTAAAAGATAAAATTCAGTATCAAAATGTTTCCCTGTCTATAGATGGAAATCAAATCCTGAAAAATATAAATCTCACAATTAAAAAAGGTGAAAATTTAGGTATTGTAGGCCCAACAGGTTCAGGAAAATCAACACTGGTAAAAATCTTACCTGCTCTGATTACAGAATATGAAGGAAAGGTCTTAATAGATAATCATGAGCTCAGAGAATATTCTCTGTCTTCCCTCAGGGACAAAATAGGTATGGTTTCACAGGAAGTAATAATCTTTAATGATACCCTTAGAAATAACCTGCTTGTTGCAAAACCTGATGCTACAGAGGAAGAATTAATAGAAGCCCTGAAAAAAGCCAAAGCAGATTTCGTATTTAAACTGGAAAATGGCCTTGATACAGTCTTAGGAGAAAAAGGCTCCAGACTTTCCGGTGGAGAAAGACAGAGAATAGCAATAGCCCGTATATTCCTGAAAGACCCTGATATCTTGATTGTAGATGAAGGAACATCAGCCCTTGATGTTGAAACGGAAGAATACATAATGGAAGAGATAAACAGACATTTCTTAGATAGAACAGTAATCATAATAACCCACAGATTAAAACTCCTTGATATAACAAACAGAGTAGTAGTCATAGAAGAAGGTCAGATTGTTGAAGAAGGAACAAAAGAGGAACTCTTAAAACAAAAGGGTATATTTTACAGGTTTTCAACCATATCATCCTGA